A genomic segment from candidate division KSB1 bacterium encodes:
- the rsfS gene encoding ribosome silencing factor: protein MSYLDFKKLAERIANLSLEKKATDVLILTLRPLTTMTDYFVICSGSTNTQVKAISDHIFETLKGEKTRPLHIEGQSNQEWILLDYIGVLVHVFQPARREFYGLERLWGDAEIIEVKDE from the coding sequence ATAAGTTATTTGGATTTTAAAAAACTCGCGGAAAGAATCGCAAATCTATCTTTAGAAAAAAAAGCAACAGATGTGCTGATTTTAACCCTGCGCCCACTCACGACCATGACAGATTATTTTGTGATCTGTTCCGGTTCTACAAACACTCAAGTTAAAGCAATTTCAGACCACATCTTCGAGACTTTAAAAGGGGAAAAAACCCGGCCGCTGCATATCGAGGGACAATCGAATCAGGAATGGATTTTACTTGACTATATTGGAGTTTTAGTACATGTGTTTCAACCGGCGCGCAGAGAGTTTTATGGTTTAGAAAGACTTTGGGGTGACGCGGAAATTATCGAAGTGAAAGACGAATAG